In Yarrowia lipolytica chromosome 1F, complete sequence, a genomic segment contains:
- a CDS encoding uncharacterized protein (Compare to YALI0F03047g, similar to Saccharomyces cerevisiae PAM16 (YJL104W); ancestral locus Anc_1.257, weakly similar to KLLA0F13860g Kluyveromyces lactis IPF 986.1), whose product MAHRLIYQVVVTGTQVFAKAFTQAYKQAATAQAASKTSKSAASKFGGLQLDEACKILDVDETALDKVVAELNKKHKLEDIAESESVLAQIDKKFTHLYTVNSEHKSGSFYLQSKVYRAMERIRGELELDPLPKPEIEEPKKKEEEKK is encoded by the coding sequence ATGGCCCACAGACTCATCTATCAAGTTGTCGTGACCGGCACCCAGGTTTTCGCCAAGGCTTTCACCCAGGCCTACAAGCAGGCTGCTACCGCCCAGGCCGCCTCCAAGACCTCCAAGTCGGCAGCATCCAAGTTTGGAGGACTCCAGCTGGACGAGGCCTGTAAGATTCTCGACGTGGACGAGACCGCCCTCGACAAGGTGGTtgccgagctcaacaagaaacacaagctggaggacatTGCAGAGTCCGAGTCAGTGCTGGCTCAAATCGACAAGAAGTTCACTCATCTGTACACTGTCAACTCGGAGCACAAGTCGGGCTCCTTCTACCTGCAATCCAAGGTGTACCGAGCCATGGAGCGAATCCGGggcgagctggagctggaccCGCTGCCCAAGCCCGAGATCGAGGaacccaagaagaaggaagaggagaaaaAATAA
- a CDS encoding uncharacterized protein (Compare to YALI0F03069g, similar to Saccharomyces cerevisiae SET4 (YJL105W) and SET3 (YKR029C); ancestral locus Anc_1.256, some similarities with uniprot|P36124 Saccharomyces cerevisiae YKR029c), with the protein MKYAVDAGIIKCICGFDEDDGFTIQCESCNVWQHAVCVGIGSEAEVPDVYLCDQCGPRELDVKAAHEKQKTRLETIKQMQEKKRRKESEEKEGQSNGDASATTQATQTPPVAPSRESTEQPNNEENDYHFDYTVIPRNTVDPEVKDYLAKLANEEIIDKDISYMSLSEYSKIVKPKMTLKLFQDNPKSKFCGFSKHGLVANQPIQKDRFIIEYVGHVSHKDQYKADPINQYRIHPVPKSSVLFHPTLPLVIDGRLVGNDARFMRRSCNPNCRVATVVVNNTDIIFVVFATEPIKPGTELTLAWEWDTHHPVQKMLHGTEIDQLTPQEKLCLGNMVETILQRTECSDPTNSQCILQKMKKCVSANPRSVRGSKTRALNLLKETNGEGGSSYEDSGKSSSASPNPELLPGSQELSVGFGIGSSYKGYGGYGGIQFPSPVPPTCMDYLDKLDDEHRTIALDYIEAFAYVDPPYYERVQEPVSVPRTPKSPFLSPSLKRKEAPERDDQISKETQTVPIDKRLRSGESSSIKLEFQDERSAATSEEDPIQPRTIPFKTNLYRMYQVRSACPEPAPPSPVVTTSFKRLTMKEYFDHPTGTPSKEIKPKVEEKGSESPVDDRRNSGAKKGKLSFADYMKQKKRGA; encoded by the coding sequence ATGAAATACGCTGTGGACGCGGGTATCATCAAATGCATATGCGGGTttgacgaggacgacggTTTCACCATCCAGTGCGAATCCTGTAACGTGTGGCAACACGCCGTGTGTGTGGGAATCGGCTCCGAGGCGGAGGTTCCAGACGTGTATCTCTGTGACCAGTGTGGACCTCGAGAACTGGATGTCAAAGCTGCCCATGAGAAACAAAAGACTCGCCTGGAGACTATCAAACAGATGCAGGAAAAGAAACGAAGGAAAGAATcggaagagaaggagggccAGTCAAATGGTGACGCGTCTGCAACTACCCAGGCCACGCAGACTCCTCCAGTGGCCCCCTCTAGAGAATCAACGGAACAGCCCAACAATGAGGAAAACGACTACCATTTCGATTACACTGTGATCCCCAGAAATACCGTGGACCCGGAAGTCAAGGATTATCTTGCCAAGTTGGCCAATGAGGAAATTATTGACAAGGACATCAGTTACATGTCTCTATCGGAGTATTCAAAGATTGTCAAGCCTAAGATGACCTTAAAGCTGTTCCAAGACAATCCAAAGTCCAAGTTCTGTGGCTTTTCTAAGCATGGACTTGTGGCCAATCAGCCTATTCAGAAAGACCGCTTCATCATCGAGTACGTGGGTCATGTTTCACATAAGGACCAGTACAAGGCAGACCCAATCAACCAGTATCGCATCCATCCAGTGCCCAAATCGTCAGTCTTGTTCCATCCAACGCTTCCTCTAGTGATAGATGGTCGTCTTGTAGGCAATGATGCGCGGTTCATGCGCCGTTCGTGCAATCCAAACTGCAGAGTGGCGACTGTCGTGGTTAACAACACCGATATCATTTTTGTCGTGTTTGCAACTGAACCAATCAAGCCAGGTACGGAGTTGACACTCGCATGGGAATGGGACACTCATCACCCCGTGCAAAAGATGCTTCATGGCACTGAAATCGACCAGCTCACCCCCCAAGAGAAACTGTGCCTGGGCAACATGGTAGAGACAATTCTGCAACGAACAGAGTGCTCCGACCCCACAAATTCTCAGTGCATTTTGCAGAAAATGAAGAAATGCGTGTCTGCAAACCCCCGATCTGTGCGAGGCTCGAAAACAAGAGCTCTTAACCTTCTTAAAGAGACGAATGGCGAGGGAGGCTCTTCGTACGAAGATTCGGGCAAGTCGTCATCAGCATCACCCAACCCGGAGCTCCTTCCTGGCTCTCAGGAGCTCAGTGTGGGTTTTGGAATTGGCTCGTCGTACAAAGGTTATGGAGGTTACGGAGGCATTCAGTTCCCGTCTCCTGTGCCTCCCACTTGCATGGACTATCTCGATAAGTTGGACGACGAGCATCGCACCATTGCTCTGGATTACATTGAGGCGTTTGCATACGTGGACCCGCCTTACTACGAAAGAGTACAGGAGCCGGTGTCTGTGCCCAGAACTCCCAAGTCACCGTTCCTTTCGCCATCACTGAAACGAAAAGAAGCTCCTGAGCGAGATGATCAGATCTCTAAAGAGACCCAGACCGTACCCATTGACAAACGACTACGATCTGGAGAGTCATCATCCATCAAACTCGAGTTTCAAGATGAACGAAGCGCCGCTACTTCAGAAGAGGATCCCATCCAGCCAAGAACCATCCCGTTTAAAACCAACCTTTACCGAATGTATCAAGTTCGATCTGCTTGCCCAGAGCCTGCTCCGCCCTCGCCGGTCGTTACAACGTCTTTCAAACGTCTCACTATGAAGGAATACTTTGATCATCCTACAGGCACTCCCTCAAAAGAAATCAAGCCAAaggtggaagagaagggCTCTGAATCGCCTGTCGACGATCGTCGAAACAGTGgagccaagaagggcaagcTTTCCTTTGCTGACTACATgaaacagaagaagaggggGGCATAA
- a CDS encoding uncharacterized protein (Compare to YALI0F03113g, similar to Saccharomyces cerevisiae IME2 (YJL106W); ancestral locus Anc_1.255, some similarities with uniprot|P32581 Saccharomyces cerevisiae YJL106w IME2 ser/thr protein kinase) produces MPPTKTQTHPDIQPVTEDRRSLTVKSLDDRYVLLKNIGKGSFGHVSLARVRSKAAMENEDMRAGSMVAIKTMKKKLAAIDDYNLLREVEFIREVRPHRFLVNVHDMFVDSVNHHFHMSMEVMEMNLYNLMKAQEKVPFQPHAVRSMLWQIICGIDHIHRHNFFHRDIKPENILVSRYLPYHNENSSSPHSGFRIKIADFGLSRHIEDRDPYTAYVSTRWYRAPEILLRCEYYSAPVDIWAFGAMAAEVANLKPLFPGTNELDQFSLQVALLGTPGQNSLGGRWSRHPELCSKLNINIDAQTGQSSNSIMCNPEHASLTDVVLMCLTWDPDARCSARDIMYHRYFAQESSIEVPRTLKRSPLRITKQAAMNPHGDPPILMDPSLRHNNSNANNSAIVPTLASSLKQNQGLQMNKSHLSGVNGSTKRNSLSGAAAAAAMSMSLSLASKNSSVNSGGAGFLAGAAPAKKKFGHWANIFKRDSDVASSELERVGPNKENVPSIVPTQTPNRGAGGVGIVPKIPLPQLPPLETIAASIESLSIEARSTNTTLTERMTSGPPTGGTSDSEWSTTNASISESVGHDSGAGSSGAVDKGSTGTTNFEVEALMESTEARVTVKTLPQTPDSASSYDQMPPPPLPLPKVRVTAKPLNAIKPESPTQVQVSLSPQPCIKPPSPASSHYEPPACLDEHSDSQLTAYERSVRDSVLLMSFTLPPSSQESCTSLEGASESPSVNDSPLVDQFGGSSSDIRIETTSFLTPDLDKGNVWVRSEELECPVYPGLQTNSFRDRKIGAGAISSNNIEVE; encoded by the coding sequence atgcCACCCACgaaaacacaaacacatccAGACATCCAACCTGTCACAGAAGACAGGAGGTCTCTCACAGTCAAGTCGCTGGATGACCGGTAtgtgctgctcaagaacatcGGCAAAGGCTCATTTGGCCATGTGTCGCTCGCACGGGTCAGATCAAAGGCCGCCATGGAGAACGAGGACATGCGCGCAGGCTCCATGGTTGCCATCAAAaccatgaagaagaaactCGCGGCCATCGACGACTACAACCTCCTGCGAGAGGTCGAGTTCATCCGTGAAGTGCGCCCCCACCGCTTCCTGGTCAATGTGCACGACATGTTTGTGGACTCGGTCAACCACCACTTTCATATGTCAATGGAGGTCATGGAAATGAACCTCTACAACCTCATGAAGGCACAGGAGAAGGTGCCGTTCCAGCCCCACGCCGTACGGTCCATGCTGTGGCAAATCATCTGCGGTATTGACCACATCCATCGCCATAACTTCTTCCATCGAGACATCAAGCCTGAAAACATCCTGGTGTCTCGTTATCTCCCCTACCACAACGAGAACTCCTCTTCCCCACACTCGGGATTCCGGATCAAAATTGCCGACTTTGGACTGTCCCGTCACATTGAAGACAGAGACCCTTACACAGCTTACGTGTCCACCAGATGGTACCGCGCCCCCGAGATTCTCCTCCGGTGCGAGTACTACTCTGCTCCCGTGGACATCTGGGCCTTTGGAGCCATGGCTGCCGAGGTGGCAAATCTAAAGCCGCTGTTCCCCGGCACCAACGAGCTGGACCAGTTCAGCCTCCAGGTGGCATTGTTGGGCACCCCCGGCCAAAACTCTCTCGGAGGTCGATGGAGTCGACACCCAGAGTTATGttccaagctcaacatTAATATTGACGCCCAAACTGGCCAAAGCTCCAACAGCATCATGTGCAATCCTGAACACGCTTCGCTAACCGATGTGGTGCTCATGTGCCTCACGTGGGACCCAGACGCTCGGTGCTCCGCTCGTGACATTATGTACCACCGGTACTTTGCCCAAGAGTCATCAATCGAGGTGCCCCGCACTCTCAAGCGCAGCCCCCTCCGCATCACCAAACAGGCAGCCATGAACCCCCATGGCGACCCACCCATTCTGATGGACCCCAGTCTCCGCCACAATAACAGCAATGCTAACAACAGTGCCATCGTTCCTACTTTGGCTTCTTCCCTCAAACAGAACCAGGGTCTCCAGATGAACAAGTCGCATCTCTCTGGTGTCAATGGAAGCACCAAGAGGAACAGCCTGTCTGgggctgctgccgctgccgccaTGTCCATGTCCTTGTCCCTTGCATCCAAGAACTCTTCTGTCAATTCTGGAGGTGCAGGCTTCCTGGCCGGTGCAGCCcctgccaagaagaagtttGGCCATTGGGCCAACATTTTTAAAAGAGACTCCGATGTGGCTTCCTCTGAACTGGAGCGGGTAGGTcccaacaaggagaacgTTCCGAGCATTGTTCCGACGCAGACCCCCAACAGAGGAGCTGGCGGGGTAGGTATCGTGCCCAAGATCCCACTGCCTCAGCTGCCGCCTCTTGAAACCATTGCTGCATCCATCGAGAGCCTATCCATCGAGGCCAGGTCTACAAACACCACACTGACTGAGCGGATGACATCGGGACCGCCAACAGGAGGGACTAGCGACAGCGAGTGGAGCACCACCAACGCTAGCATCTCCGAAAGCGTGGGCCACGACAGTGGGGCTGGGAGCAGTGGTGCTGTGGACAAGGGGAGTACTGGAACAACTAATTTCGAAGTTGAGGCCTTAATGGAGAGTACCGAGGCCCGAGTGACTGTCAAGACACTCCCCCAAACCCCGGACAGCGCCTCATCATACGACCAGATGCCTCCTCCCCCCCTCCCTCTTCCAAAGGTGAGAGTGACGGCCAAGCCTCTCAACGCCATAAAGCCTGAGAGTCCCACgcaggtacaagtatctcTGTCGCCTCAGCCATGCATCAAGCCCCCGAGCCCGGCGTCGTCTCATTACGAGCCGCCCGCGTGTCTGGACGAGCACTCCGACAGCCAGCTCACCGCTTACGAGCGCTCCGTCCGAGATTCGGTGCTGCTGATGAGTTTCACTCTGCCGCCATCCTCTCAGGAGTCGTGTACTTCTCTGGAGGGCGCATCCGAGTCGCCATCAGTCAATGATTCTCCTCTGGTTGACCAGTTTGGCGGCTCGTCCAGCGATATCCGCATCGAGACGACTTCGTTCTTGACTCCCGACCTCGACAAGGGCAACGTTTGGGTCAGGTCAGAAGAGCTGGAGTGCCCCGTATACCCCGGTCTCCAAACCAACAGCTTCCGCGACCGCAAGATTGGTGCAGGTGCGATtagcagcaacaacatAGAGGTAGAGTAG